A stretch of the Lolium perenne isolate Kyuss_39 chromosome 3, Kyuss_2.0, whole genome shotgun sequence genome encodes the following:
- the LOC127343980 gene encoding protein STRICTOSIDINE SYNTHASE-LIKE 10-like, whose translation MGCGMSRLAKATIALAILVMLFLPAAMAAASFDATRSQHLPLPRGTVRGPESVAFDGQGQGPYSGVSDGRVLKWNGDKLGWTTYTHGPGYDSKMCTATKFRPETATESQCGRPLGLRFDQKTGDLYIADAYKGLMRVGPGGGEATVLVNNVDGIPLSFTNGVDVDQTTGHVYFTDSSMNYNRAQHEMVTRTGDSTGRLMRYDPRTSDVTVLQTDMTYPNGVAVSTDRTHLVVASTGPCKLLRHWIKGPNTGRSEPFADLPGYPDNVRPSNKGGYWVALHREKNELPFGRDSHLLAVRVGSNGKILEEMRGPKSVKPTEIMERNNGKIYMGSVELPYVSVVKRK comes from the coding sequence ATGGGTTGCGGGATGAGCCGCCTTGCCAAGGCTACGATCGCCCTGGCGATCCTGGTCATGCTTTTCCTGCCCGCCGCTATGGCGGCCGCCAGCTTCGACGCCACCAGGAGCCAGCACCTGCCGCTGCCGCGCGGGACAGTCCGCGGGCCGGAGAGCGTCGCCTTCGACGGACAGGGCCAGGGCCCCTACAGCGGCGTCTCCGACGGCCGCGTCCTCAAGTGGAACGGCGACAAGCTTGGCTGGACCACCTACACGCACGGCCCCGGCTACGACAGCAAGATGTGCACGGCCACCAAATTCCGCCCGGAGACCGCGACGGAGAGCCAATGTGGCCGCCCGCTCGGCCTTCGGTTCGACCAGAAGACGGGAGATCTATACATCGCTGATGCCTACAAGGGTCTCATGAGGGTTGGCCCAGGCGGCGGGGAGGCGACGGTGCTGGTCAACAATGTCGATGGCATACCTCTAAGCTTCACCAACGGGGTTGACGTCGACCAAACTACCGGCCATGTCTACTTCACGGACAGCTCTATGAACTACAACAGGGCGCAGCACGAGATGGTGACGAGAACTGGGGACTCCACGGGGCGCCTCATGAGGTATGACCCGCGAACCTCAGATGTCACGGTGCTCCAGACAGACATGACCTACCCTAATGGCGTCGCCGTCAGCACCGACCGTACACACCTTGTGGTTGCATCGACCGGTCCTTGCAAGCTACTAAGGCACTGGATCAAAGGTCCCAACACTGGAAGATCCGAGCCTTTTGCCGACCTCCCGGGGTATCCTGATAATGTGAGACCTAGCAACAAGGGAGGTTATTGGGTGGCTTTACACCGTGAGAAAAACGAACTTCCTTTCGGCCGGGATAGCCATTTGCTCGCTGTGAGGGTCGGCTCCAACGGGAAGATACTAGAAGAGATGAGAGGTCCCAAGAGTGTGAAACCGACGGAGATAATGGAGAGGAACAATGGCAAAATCTACATGGGTTCCGTGGAGCTGCCTTATGTCAGTGTAGTTAAACGCAAATAG